The Oncorhynchus tshawytscha isolate Ot180627B linkage group LG05, Otsh_v2.0, whole genome shotgun sequence genome includes a window with the following:
- the LOC121846588 gene encoding uncharacterized protein LOC121846588: MKPVPTGQRSSLSEVYPVPTGQRSTLYQRVRGLPCTNGSEVYPVPTGQRSTLYQRVRGLPCTNGSEVYPVLTGQRSSLYQRVRGLACTNGSEVYTVPTGQRSTLYQRVRGLPCTNGSEVYPVPTGQRSSLYQRVRGLPCTNGSEVYPIPVGQRSSLYQWVRGLPCTSGSEVYPVPTGQRSTLYQRVRRLPCTNGSEVYPVPAGQRSTLYQRVRGLACTNGSEIWPVPVGQRSTLYQWVRGLTCSSVSEV, translated from the exons ATGAAG CCTGTACCAACGGGTCAGAGGTCTAGCCTGTCAGAGGTCTACCCTGTACCAACGGGTCAGAGGTCTACCCTGTACCAACGGGTCAGAGGTCTACCCTGTACCAACGGGTCAGAGGTCTACCCTGTACCAACGGGTCAGAGGTCTACCCTGTACCAACGGGTCAGAGGTCTACCCTGTACCAACGGGTCAGAGGTCTACCCTGTACTAACGGGTCAGAGGTCTAGCCTGTACCAACGGGTCAGAGGTCTAGCCTGTACCAACGGGTCAGAGGTCTACACTGTACCAACGGGTCAGAGGTCTACCCTGTACCAACGGGTCAGAGGTCTACCCTGTACCAACGGGTCAGAGGTCTACCCTGTACCAACGGGTCAGAGGTCTAGCCTGTACCAACGGGTCAGAGGTCTACCCTGTACCAACGGGTCAGAGGTCTACCCtataccagtgggtcagaggtctagcctgtaccagtgggtcagaggtctaccctgtaccagtgggtcagaggtctaCCCTGTACCAACGGGTCAGAGGTCTACCCTGTACCAACGGGTCAGACGTCTACCCTGTACCAACGGGTCAGAGGTCTACCCTGTACCAGCGGGTCAGAGGTCTACCCTGTACCAACGGGTCAGAGGTCTAGCCTGTACCAACGGGTCAGAGATCTGGCCtgtaccagtgggtcagaggtctaccctttaccagtgggtcagaggtctaACCTGTTCCAGTGTGTCAGAGGTCTAG